The Caulobacter sp. FWC2 region AGGCCGGCCTGGTAGTTCGTGAAGTCCCACGAACCGCCGCGCGGCGTGTAGGTCACGGAGGTGACGACGCCGTTGGCGCTGGTCGAGGACGCGTCGACGCCACGGCTCTCGTAGCTGTCATGACGCAGGCCCAGGTTCAGCAGGATCTTGTCGCCGAACTTGATGGTGTCGAAGCCGTAGATCGCGGCCGTCTTGGTCAGGTTGCGCGTAAGCGGCCCCTTGTTCAGTGTGCCGACCCAGACGTCGTTGGCGTTAGGCTTGTAAACGAGCGTGCAGTCGCCGCCGCCGACGCTGGCCAAGGTAGCCGCCGCGATCACGAAGCCGGTCGGGCAGGCCGAGGTGGTCGTGCCGTAGGGCAGGTAGCTGGCGTTGCGATTTTCTTCGCGGCTCAGCTCGATGCCGATGTCGAAGCTGTGCTCCAGGCCGGCGAAGGTCTTCTTGCCGTGCAGGTCGGTGACGGCGGCCACCGTCTCGGTCGGGTTCCAGCGGCTCTTGGTGCCGCGCTTCATCCACCACTGCCCCTGGACGAACTGGGCCGCGCCGCCGTCGCCGGGGTTGGTGACCAGGTAGTCGTTCACGCTCTTCGAATAGCGAACCACCTGCCGGACGTTCAGGTCGTCATCAATCTTGTGGTCGATGGCGAAGGTGGCGATGTCCGACTGGGTCTTCTGGAAGTCGCGGCTCTTGATGCCGTAGAAGCTGCGACGGTCGACGTTCAGGATGCCCGAGGCCGTGCGCGGCTCGATCGTCTTGGTCAGCAACGGGATGCCGTAGTCGGGCGTCTGGTTGGTGTCGAGGTGATAGTAGGCCACGGTGATCTGGGTGTCGCCGTTCAGGCCGATGGCCAGCGACGGCGCGACACCCCAGCGGTCGAAGTCGACGGCCTTGCGGCCGGGAGTATTTCCCTGCGTACCCAGCACGTTCAGGCGCACCGCGACGCTGTCATTGATCGCGTAGTTCAGGTCGGCGGTGGCGCGGACATAGGCGTCCGTACCCATGCCGACCGAGCCGCGCGCGAAGGTGTCGGCCTTAGGGGTCTTGGACGACAGGTTGATGCTGCCGCCGCCCGAACCGCGGCCGCTATAGGCGCTGTCCGGGCCTTTCACGACCTCGACCTGCTCGAGATTGAAGATCTCGCGGGTCTGGCCGCCGCTGTCGCGGACGCCGTCGACGAAGATATTGTTGGCCGAGCTGGAGCCGCGGATGAACGGACGGTCGGCCAGCGGCTGGCCGCCTTCCCCAGCGCCGAAGGTGATGCCCGGTGAGGTGCGCAGGATGTCGGTCAGCGAAGTGGCGGCGGTCTGCTCGATGATCTTCGAGGTGATGACCGTCACGGACTTCGGGGTGTCGACCAGCGGCGCGGTGAACTTGCTCGACGACGGGTCGGCGACGCGGCGGGCGTCGATCTTGACGGTCGAGACCTCGGTATTGTCGTCGGCGGTCGGGACGGCGGCGGCCGGGGCGGTCGCGATCGGCGCGGCGGCGTCCGCCTCGCCCGCGACGGCGGCATGGGCCAGGCCCAGGCCCGCAAGGCCGGCGACGGCGGCAGCGCCCAGGGCGCGACGAGGCCGGCTTACAACGCCGACAGAGTTCGGATTACGCATGATCGTCCTTATTCCCCGAGGGCTCGCCGTAGGGCCCCTCCTGAAATTGCGACGCGTTCTTAGCGTTCCTGCAAAGCAGTCGCAATGATAATCGTTCTCAGTTGCGCGACGTGGCGGAAAGGCGACGCTTTGGACGCGGGGCGGTTCGCGCTGCCCGCGCCCGAGCGCGTCATGCTAGAGCTTGGGCCGCACGAATACGGAGCCTGCGCCATGCCCGACGCCAAGACCTGGATCGCCTTCACCTTGGTGTGCCTGGGGATGGCCCTGACCCCCGGACCGAACATGCTTTATCTGGTCAGCCGCTCGATCTGCCAGGGCCGCTGGGCGGGGATCGTGTCGCTGATCGGCACCGCGGCCGGCTTCGTGGTCTACCTGCTCTGCGCGGCGCTGGGCATCACAGCCCTACTGATGGCCGCCCCGATCGCCTATGACGTCCTGCGGTTCGGCGGCGCCCTCTATCTGGCGTGGCTGGCCTGGCAGGCGATCAAGCCCGGCGGCGCCTCGCCGTTCCAGGTTCGCGAGCTGCCCAAGGACAGTCCAGTCAAGCTGATCACGATGGGTTTCGTGACCAACATCCTGAACCCCAAGGCGGCGATGCTTTATCTGTCGCTGCTGCCGCAGTTCATCAGGCCCGAGCACGGCGGGGTCTTCACCCAGTCCCTGACCCTGGGCCTGTCCCAGATCGCCGTCAGCTTGACGGTGAACGGCGCGATCTGCCTGGCCGCCGGGACCATCGCCACCTTCCTGGCCACCCGGCCGAGCTTCGCCCTGATCCAACGCTGGCTGATGGCGACCGTGCTGGGCGGCCTGGCCGTACGGATGGCCACCGAGGCGCGGCGCTAGGCATCAGCAAAGGGTTTCTTGACGCCGACGACGGCGCGGGTCCCTATCCGCGCCGCTGTTCCGGAGTTCATGATGAAGACCGCCCTCGCCACCGCTTTCGCCGTCCTCACGCTCGCGACCGGCGCCCAGGCCGCAAACCTGAAGGCCTGCGCGGTTCCGCCCGTTGTGACCCCCGCACCGGCCGAGATCCCGCCGGCCGACGAAATCCACACCGACGTGCCGATCGCCGCCTATCTGCTGGCGCTGTTCTGGTCGCCCGAGGCCTGCCGCGCGGGCATCCCGGAGTCGGACAAGGTCATCCAGTGCCAGAACAATCATTTCGGCTTCACGGTGCACGGTCTGTGGCCGAACGGGCCGGACCGGATCCACCCGCGCTACTGCAAGCCCAGTCCGCCGATGAACCCGGCGACCGTGAAGGCCAATCTCTGCATGACCCCCTCGCCCTGGCTGCTGCAGCACGAGTGGCAGGCGCACGGCACGTGCAACTGGGACAGCCCCGAAGCCTATTTCAAGAAGGCCCAGAAGGTCCGCAAGGGCCTGAACGTGCCGGACCTTGCTCCCGCCGGCGACACCATTACCGCCGGCCAGATCCGCGACGCCTTCCTCAAGCACAACAAGGGCGTGACCCGCGACGGCCTCAATGTCCGCGTCAAGGACGGACGCCTGACCGAGGTCTGGGTCTGCCTGGATCTGAAGTTCAAGCCCGCCGCCTGCAGAGGTGGCAATGGCGCGCCTGACGCGGCGCAGGTGCGGGTGACGCCGAAGGGGTAATTTTCTTTCTTCGTGCAGACAAACGTCATCCCGCGCCTGAAACGCGGGATGACGGGTGTTGATCGCTGGGAGACTAGCCTTCGATGAAGGCCAGCAGGTCCTTGTTGATCGTCTCGGCCTCAGTGGTGGCCATGCCGTGCGGGAAGCCCGGATAGGTGATCAGCGTGCCGTTCTTCAGCAGCTTGATCGCCTGGCGGGCCGAGGCGTCGATCGGAACGACCTGGTCGTCCTCGCCATGCAGCACCAGAACCGGCACGTCGATGACCTTCAGGTCTTGCGTGAAGTCGGTCTCGGAGAAGGCCGCCACGCAGTCGTACAGCGCCTTGACGCCGGCCATCATACCCTGGCGCCACCAGTTGTCGATCACGCCTTGGCTGACCTGCGCGCCTTCGCGGTTGAAACCGTAGAAAGGACCGGCGGCAACGTCGCGGAAGAATTGGGCGCGGTTATAGGCCGTGCCGTTCCGGAAGCCGTCGAACACCTCCAGCGGCAGGCCGCCAGGATTGGCCTCGGTCTTCAGCATCAGCGGCGTCACGGCGCCGACCAGCACGGCCTTGGCGACACGGCCAGGCTCAGCCCGGGCCACATAATGAGCGACTTCGCCGCCGCCGGTCGAGTGACCAATGTGGATGGCGTTCTTCAGGTCGAGATGCTTGGCCAGAGCGATGACGTCGGCGGCATAGGTGTCCATCTCATTGCCGGTGTCGGTCTGGCTGGACCGGCCGTGGCCGCGGCGGTCATGGGCGATGACGCGATAGCCCTTGGCCAGGAAGAACATCATCTGCGCATCCCAATCGTCCGACGACAGGGGCCAGCCATGGTGGAAGACGATCGGCTGGGCGGTCTTGGAACCCCAGTCCTTGAAGAAGATCTGGGCGCCGTCGTTGGTGGTGAGATAGCCGCTGCTCATGTCCGTTTTCCCTCTGGCTGGGAGGCCGTCTGGCCCGTCCCGTTGTTCCGATGAGGAGAGAATGAACGCGGACGATCAGCGCGGATATGGAAACTATGGAAATCCATTGTTTCCAATTTCAACCTTTATCCGCCGACGCCCTTCAACACCCAGTCGTAGCGCTGAGCCGGCTGGTAACCGACGATCGGACTGGCGCGGACGATCTCCCGCAGGTTCTCGTCGAGATCGCGCATAACGACGTCGATCAGAGAACTGCGCGCCACTCGGATCGCCTCGTCCCTGGGCGCGGTCCTGGCGCAGGCCGGACAGCGCGCGGCAAAGCCATCGCCCTCTCGCACAACCTGGACATCGACCCGGCACGCTCCGCACTGAACGACATGGTCGGCCATCGCTCACCTCCTGCTCCGCAACCCAGAATGGAACAAAAAGTGAACAATGGGAAGCCCAAACGCAAAACGGGCGGCCCCTTTCGGAGCCGCCCGCCTGATCGCGTCCAGAAAGGGGACGGAAGGGGCTTACGCCTCTTCGGTCGCGCCTTCCTTCTTGGTCAGGTCTTCGCCGGTCTCTTGGTCGACGACCTTCATCGACAGCTTGGTCTTGCCGCGATCGTCGAAGCCCAGGAGCTTCACCTTGACGATCTGGCCTTCCTTCAGCACGTCCGACGGCTTGGCGACGCGTTCGTTGCTGATCTGGCTGACGTGGACGAGGCCGTCCTTGGCGCCGAAGAAGTTCACGAAGGCGCCGAAGTCGACGACCTTCACGACCTTGCCGTCGTAGATCTTGCCCACTTCAGCTTCGTCGGTGATCGACTTGATCCAGTCGATCGCGGCCTTGATCTTGGCGCCGTCCGAGGCCGAGACCTTCACGGTGCCTTCGTCGTTGATGTCGACCTTGGCGCCGGTGGTGGCGACGATCTCGCGGATCACCTTGCCGCCCGAACCGATCACTTCACGGATCTTGTCGGTCGGGATGGTGATGGTCTCGATCTTCGGAGCGTAGTCGCCAACGTCGTCACGCGGGGCGTCCATGGCCTTGTTCATCTCGCCCAGGATGTGGGCGCGACCTTCGTGAGCCTGGGCCAGGGCCTGCTTCATGATCTCCGGGGTGATGCCGGCGATCTTGATGTCCATCTGCAGCGAGGTCAGGCCTTCGCTGGTGCCTGCGACCTTGAAGTCCATGTCGCCCAGGTGATCTTCGTCACCCAGGATGTCCGACAGAACCGCGAAGCCGTCCTTTTCCAGGATCAGGCCCATGGCGATGCCCGAGACCGGACGGATCAGCGGCACGCCGGCGTCCATCATGGCCAGCGACGAACCGCAGACCGTGGCCATCGAGGACGAGCCGTTCGACTCGGTGATCTCCGAGACCAGGCGGATCGTGTAGGGGAAGTCTTCCTTGGCCGGCAGCATCGGACGCAGGGCGCGCCAGGCCAGCTTGCCGTGGCCGATTTCGCGGCGGCCCGGGCTGCCCATACGGCCGGTTTCACCGACGCTGTAGGGAGGGAAGTTGTAGTGCAGCAGGAAGGATTCCTTGTAGGTGCCTTCCAGGGCGTCGATGAACTGCTCGTCGTCGCCGGTGCCCAGGGTGGCGACCACGATCGCCTGGGTCTCGCCGCGGGTGAACAGGGCCGAGCCGTGGGTGCGCGGCAGGATGCCGACTTCACCCAGGATCGGACGGACGGTGCGGACGTCGCGGCCGTCGATGCGGATGCCGGTGTCGAGGATCGAGCGACGGACGATGTCCGCTTCCAGTTCCTTGAAGACCGAAACCAGCTTCAGCGGGTCGATGCCGGCCGGGTTGGTGTCGCTCTTGGCGAAGGTCTCGATGGCCTTGGTCTTGGCGGCGCCCAGGGCGGCGACGCGTTCGGCCTTGCCACGGATGGTGTAGGCGTCGGCCAGGTCCTTGCCGACGGCCTTCTTCACTTCGGCCTTCAGGGCGTCGGTGTCTTCCGGTTGGAAGTCGAAGGGCTCCTTGGCGGCGTGCTCGGCCAGGTCGATGATCGCGTCGATCACCGTCTGCATTTCCTTGTGGGCGAAGTTGACGCCGCCCAGCACGATCTCTTCCGAGAGCTCTTGGATTTCCGATTCAACCATCATCACGGCGTCGGCGGTGCCGGCCACGACGAGGTCCATCTTGCTTTCCTTCAGCTCGTCGAGCGTCGGGTTCAGCACGTAGCCGCCATCGACGTAACCGACGCGCGCGGCGCCGATCGGGCCCATGAACGGAGCGCCCGACAGGACCAGGGCGGCCGAGGCGGCGACCATGCCCAGGATGTCGGGATCGTTCTCGAGGTCGTGCTGCAGCACGGTGACGACGACCTGGACTTCGTTCTTGAAGCCCTTGACGAACAGCGGACGGATCGGACGGTCGATCAGGCGGGAGACCAGGGTCTCCTTTTCCGACGGACGGCCTTCGCGCTTGAAGAAGCCGCCCGGGATCTTGCCGGCCGCGAAGGTCTTTTCTTGATAGTTGACCGTCAGCGGGAAGAAATCTTGACCGGGCTTCGCCTTCTTGGCGAACACGGCGGTGGCCAGGACGACGGTTTCGCCCATGGTGGCCAGAACGGCGCCGTCGGCTTGACGGGCGATGCGACCGGTTTCGAGGACCAGCGTCTTGCCGCCCCACTCGATCGTCTTGCGCTTGATATCGAACATTTTTGCTTCTTTCGGTTCCGAAGGACCCATTTCCTTCAGGACGGACAGGGGCGGGCGGCCGAAGGGCGGTCCCGAGATTTCCTCATCCAGTTCGACAGGCGTCCGAAGATCGTGATCCCCGGTTTACGTGTTCGGATCGCGCATACAGCGGACCCGCGGCAACCTTTCGTTTCGGCCTGTCTCGAAACGAAGGCTTAGACTTGTCGCGTGACGAATATCGAAGCCGGAAGCCACTTTCGGCAAACCAGTTCGACCGACACGCTCCAAAAAGCATTCGGCCGCTCTACGAAAGCAGAGCGGCCGAATTGTGCCTTAGCGACGCAGACCCAGCTTTTCGATCAGGGCCTGATAGCGACCGGCGTCGGACTTCTTCAGGTGGTCGAGAAGCCGGCGACGCTGGGAAACCAGCTTCAGCAGGCCACGACGGCTGTGGTTGTCCTTCTTGTGCGTCTTGAAGTGCTCGGTCAGGTTCGAGATGCGTTCCGAGAGGATCGCGACCTGGACTTCAGCGCTGCCGGTGTCGCCAGTGGTGCGGGCGTGTTCGGCGATGAGAGCGGCTTTGCGCTCGATGGTGATCGACATCGGGTTGTCTCCGCTCAGGTGAGTTGGAAGACCCGCACCGGATTGAGCTTTCCGGCGCGCATCTCGCACAGGGCCACCAACCTGTCGCCGGAGATGGCGGAAACGGTGCGATCGCCGGGCGTGAGCTCGGCTTTCAGCGTTTCTACCTGCCTCGGGAGCAGGACGATGGCGCGTCCCTGTGCAAGCCGGAAGGCGTCTTCGTCGGTCACGGCCAACGCCGGGATGTCGTCCAGCGCGGTCTCGACCGGAAGCAATGCCTCCGACAGCCGGGCCTCATAGCTCAAATTCTCAAGGGTTTCCAGCGATATCGAGGTCGCCTCGGCAAACCCGCCCACCCGTGTCCGGCGCAGGTCGGCGACGTGACCGCAGGTTCCCAGCGCCTTGGCCAGGTCCCGGACCACGGCCCGGACATAGGTGCCCTTGCCGCATTCCATCTCCAGGGTGACGTGGTCGGCGTCGGCCTGCTCGACAACCTTCAGGTCGAAGATGTTGACCTTGCGGGTCGGCAGTTCGAATTCCACGCCGTCACGGGCCAGGTCATAGGCGCGCTCGCCGTCGACCTTGATGGCCGAGAAGTTCGGCGGGATCTGGTCGACCTCGCCGATGAAGGCCGGCAAGGCGGCCTCGACCTGCTCCCGGGTCGGACGCACGTCGGAGGTTCCCGTCGTCTCGCCCTCGCGATCCAGGGTCGTGGTGTCGCGGCCCCAGGCGATGGTGAAGCGATAGGCCTTGTCGGCGTCCATCAGGAACGGAACGGTCTTGGTCGCCTCGCCCAGGGCGATGGGCAAGATCCCCGTGGCCAGAGGGTCCAGCGTGCCGGCGTGGCCGCCCTTCTGGGCGTTGAAGGCGCGACGCACCCGGCTGACGGCCGAGGTCGAGGTAAGGTCATAGGGCTTGTCCAGGCAGATCCAGCCCGAGACGGCGTCGCCCTTCTTGCGGCGCGCCATGCCTAGGCCTCGTCCCCTTGGTCGTCATCGTCGCCCTGGACGTCCGCCAGGGTGCGCACGTCCTGCTGCACGCGCGGATCGTCGAACAGGCGGTCCATATAGGCCGCCGCGCCGAAGCTTTCGTCGTGGATGAACTTGAGGTCCGGCGTGAACTTCATGTCGATCACCTTGCCCAGGCGCCCGCGCAGGAAGCTAGCCCCCCGGTTCAGGGCCTTCATGACCTCTTTGATGTCCTCATCCCCGCGGCCAGCCTCGCCCTTCAAGCCGGCGCCCAGGGGTTCGACGAAGCAGACGGCGTGCCGCAGGTCGGGGCTCATCCGCACTTCCGACACCGTGAAAGAGACGTTGACCAGCACCGGGTCGGCCAGGCCTTCCTCGCGGAAGACATCGACCAGGGCGTGGCGGATCAGTTCGCCGGCGCGGAGCTGGCGTTGCGAAGGGCCCGTCGGGGAGGCCTTCTTGGTTTCGGCCTTTTTGGGGCCCGATAGGCGCTTCATGGCGCGGAATCCTTGTGGCCCGGCCGGCGGATCGAACGCCGGTCGCGGGGAAAATCGGAAGGCGGGGTGTCTAGGCTTCCAAACGCTAGAAGTCCAGTCCGGTCTCCTTCTCCCGCCCAAGCCCCGCGGGGTGTTCCTGCCGAGCCCCCCTACTCCTCCCGCAACTCCAGCGCCGTGAACGGCGCCTGGCCGCGTTCGATGCGGATCAGGTCCAGAACCCCGACGATCTGGCGTGAGCGCCATTGACCTTGAAGGTAGGAGATCGGACCCAGGGTGACGCCCGCCGCGACCTGGATCGCCACGGTGCTGTGCTGACGAATGAAGCTCAGCATGCTGTCGCCCGCCAGGTCCGCCATGATGGCCGCGATGGTCAACGGTACGGTCAGGTAGAAGACCACCACCGCCCGCACCATCTGGTCGTGACGACGGGCGTTGAGGCTGGCCAGGGCCGAGAGGGCGTCGAACGTGGCGTCGTCGATCCCGTCCAGCAGCGCGAAGGCCTTTACCGTCGAAGGGTTCTTGCGAAAGCCGTTGAGGAAGTCGACGCCCATGTAGCCCCAGGCGCCGGGCGTATAGAACGCCTCCAGGAACAGGTTCCAGGCCGGGAACAGGCGCTTTAGCTTGTCCCAAAGCGCCCAGGCCTCGGCGGCCTCGCCCCTCGCCGTCACCGTAGTACCCTTCGCCATACCGCCCCCGCACTCAACCTTTAGGAAAGGTCTAAGCAGCCGGCCCGGCGATGTCGATCCGCGTCCATCCGGAATTGGCTCAGGACTTCGACGACAGGTCCGGGCGCGAGGCCAGGAAGGCAGCCTTTTCTGCGGGCGTCAGCACCTTGGCGGTCTGACGCCGCGCCACCTTCGGCGTGGGTCGGGCATAGGTCTCGGCGGTCGACGCGGGCTTGAGGTCGGCCAGACGCTTGATGGGCGGCTTCATGTCGTTCCTCGTTTGCGGGGCGAGTCTAGACGGTGATCCATGACGCCCGCAAGACGCCCTTACCGCGCCACGCTGGCCCGCGCGCGCTTCAGGCCCAGGCGGGAGCCCGGCGCGGAGGCCTCGTTCTCCTCCAGGGCCGCCAGAAGGTCGGCCTTGACGGCCGTGACCTTGCGGGCCTCGGTCAGCTTTCCGCCCTCCTGCGTCTGGACGTAGAAGGCGTCGACCGCCCGCTCGCCATAGCCGTCGATATGGGCCGACTGGATGGAGAGGCCGTTGTCGGCCAGGGTCTTGGCCAGGGCGTGCAGCAGGCCGGGCCGGTCGCGGCCCGAGGCCTCGACCACCGTGGCGTCGTTGGAGGCCTCGTTGTCGACCGTCACGGTCGGCGCGATCGAGAAGGCGGCGGCGCGGGACTGCTCGGAGCCCCGGCGCGGCTCGACGCCCAGCGGCTCGCCCTTGCCGGCCGCTTCCAGCGCGTCGGCCAGGCGGCGCAGGGCGCGGGGGTTCTCGCAGCCGAACGGCGCGCCAGTCACGTCCTGGACGTAGAAGACGTCTAGCGCCTGGCCCTGACGGGAAGTGAAGACCCGAGCCCCGACGACATTGCCGCCCAGGGCCGAGATGGCCATGGCGAGGTCGGCGAACAGGCCGCGACGGTCCTTGGCCGCGACCACGATCTCGGCGGCGTTCTGGCCCTGCTGCACCCGGCCCTCGGCGGCGGCCCCGCCCTGGATGGCTGCGCGGCGGGCCAGGGCGGCGTGCTCGAACAGCTCGTCCTGCGGGAAGGCGCTGAAATAGGCGTTTTCCATCGCCGACACCCAGCCCTTGGCGGCCGGATCGATCTCCAGCAGCGTGGCGCGGGCGGCCTCGGCCAGGCTTTCCTGGTGGCGCAGGACGTTAGCGGCGGCGTCACTGCCGCGCCCACCCCGGAAAACGGCTTCGGTGGCGTTGTAGAGCTCGCGCAGCAGTTGGCCCTTCCAGCCGTTCCAGACCCCCGGCCCGACGGCGCGGATGTCGGCGACAGTGATAACCAGCAGCAGGCGCAGGCGCTCGGGGTTCTCGACGATGCGCGCGAAGGCGGCGACGGTGCCGGGGTCGGCGACGTCGCGCTTCTGGGCGAAGTCGCTCATGACCAGGTGGTTCTCGACCAGCCAAGCGACCAGCTCGACCTTGGTGCGGTCCACGCCCATCCGCTCGCAGGCGCTGCGGGCGGCGCGGGCGCCGGCCTTCTCCTGGCCGCCGACCCCGCCCTTGCCGGTGTCGTGCAGCAGCATGGCCAGGAACAGGGCCTCGCGGTCCTCGATCAGCGGCATGATCGAGACGGCCAGCGGATGGTCGTCGACCAGCCGGCCGGCGGCCATGTCGCCGATCAGCCCGACGGCCCGCAGGGTGTGCTCATCCACCGTGTACGAGTGGTACATGTTGAACTGCATCTGGGCCACGATCCGGCCGAACTCCGGCACGAAGCGGCCCAGGACCCCGGCGTCGTTCATCAGGGTCAGGGTGCGATAGCTGCGCTTGCCCCGCGCCAGCAGGTCCAGGAACGCGCGGCAGGCCTCGGGGGCGCGACGCACCTTGGAGGTGATCAGCGACAGACTCCGGGTCACCGCTGTGAAGGCGTCCGGATGCAGGTCGAGGTCGCGCTCGTCGGCGATCTTGAACAGGCGGATCAGGTTGACGGGATCGGCCTCGAAGACCGCCAGCCCGTCGATGTTCAGGCGACCGTTGTCCTCGAAGAAGCCCTCGACGTCCAAGGCCTTGCGCTTGGGACGGCCGCCCGGCAGGAACCGCGAGATGCCCTTGGGCTCGTTCTTGAAATGCTCGGCTTCCAGCTTGGCCGAGAAGGCGCGGGTCAAGGCCCCGACCTCCTTGGCGATCAGGAAGTAGCGGCGCATGAAGCGCTCGACCGCCGGCGCGTCGCCCCGGTCCCCATAGCCCATGCGGCGGGCGATTTCCGGCTGCAGATCGAAGGTCAGCCGCTCCTCGGGCCGGCCCGTCGTGAAGTGCAGGTGGGCGCGCACCGCGTGCAGGAAATCGAAGGCGCGGATGAAGGCCTTGGTCT contains the following coding sequences:
- a CDS encoding TonB-dependent siderophore receptor, producing the protein MRNPNSVGVVSRPRRALGAAAVAGLAGLGLAHAAVAGEADAAAPIATAPAAAVPTADDNTEVSTVKIDARRVADPSSSKFTAPLVDTPKSVTVITSKIIEQTAATSLTDILRTSPGITFGAGEGGQPLADRPFIRGSSSANNIFVDGVRDSGGQTREIFNLEQVEVVKGPDSAYSGRGSGGGSINLSSKTPKADTFARGSVGMGTDAYVRATADLNYAINDSVAVRLNVLGTQGNTPGRKAVDFDRWGVAPSLAIGLNGDTQITVAYYHLDTNQTPDYGIPLLTKTIEPRTASGILNVDRRSFYGIKSRDFQKTQSDIATFAIDHKIDDDLNVRQVVRYSKSVNDYLVTNPGDGGAAQFVQGQWWMKRGTKSRWNPTETVAAVTDLHGKKTFAGLEHSFDIGIELSREENRNASYLPYGTTTSACPTGFVIAAATLASVGGGDCTLVYKPNANDVWVGTLNKGPLTRNLTKTAAIYGFDTIKFGDKILLNLGLRHDSYESRGVDASSTSANGVVTSVTYTPRGGSWDFTNYQAGLVYKPTASSSLYVSYGTSSTPPGISGGDQNSNTSTGTGNLATVQLEPEDSESFELGAKANVFHDTLALSAAAFKTTRKNAQIQIDANTYAQVGEVEVKGFELGFSGNVTPKWQVFGGYTYMDSELVRGAYTGVNQGDPLANTPKHTFSTFTTYKITRQIALGGGAYYVSTSFGGNQGGAGGGANRVYAPSYTRYDAFASWSINPKVDLQLNVQNLTDERYIARTNGVHHADPAPGRQAILTVNVKY
- a CDS encoding LysE family translocator, which codes for MPDAKTWIAFTLVCLGMALTPGPNMLYLVSRSICQGRWAGIVSLIGTAAGFVVYLLCAALGITALLMAAPIAYDVLRFGGALYLAWLAWQAIKPGGASPFQVRELPKDSPVKLITMGFVTNILNPKAAMLYLSLLPQFIRPEHGGVFTQSLTLGLSQIAVSLTVNGAICLAAGTIATFLATRPSFALIQRWLMATVLGGLAVRMATEARR
- a CDS encoding ribonuclease T2; translated protein: MKTALATAFAVLTLATGAQAANLKACAVPPVVTPAPAEIPPADEIHTDVPIAAYLLALFWSPEACRAGIPESDKVIQCQNNHFGFTVHGLWPNGPDRIHPRYCKPSPPMNPATVKANLCMTPSPWLLQHEWQAHGTCNWDSPEAYFKKAQKVRKGLNVPDLAPAGDTITAGQIRDAFLKHNKGVTRDGLNVRVKDGRLTEVWVCLDLKFKPAACRGGNGAPDAAQVRVTPKG
- a CDS encoding alpha/beta fold hydrolase; translated protein: MSSGYLTTNDGAQIFFKDWGSKTAQPIVFHHGWPLSSDDWDAQMMFFLAKGYRVIAHDRRGHGRSSQTDTGNEMDTYAADVIALAKHLDLKNAIHIGHSTGGGEVAHYVARAEPGRVAKAVLVGAVTPLMLKTEANPGGLPLEVFDGFRNGTAYNRAQFFRDVAAGPFYGFNREGAQVSQGVIDNWWRQGMMAGVKALYDCVAAFSETDFTQDLKVIDVPVLVLHGEDDQVVPIDASARQAIKLLKNGTLITYPGFPHGMATTEAETINKDLLAFIEG
- the pnp gene encoding polyribonucleotide nucleotidyltransferase, which gives rise to MFDIKRKTIEWGGKTLVLETGRIARQADGAVLATMGETVVLATAVFAKKAKPGQDFFPLTVNYQEKTFAAGKIPGGFFKREGRPSEKETLVSRLIDRPIRPLFVKGFKNEVQVVVTVLQHDLENDPDILGMVAASAALVLSGAPFMGPIGAARVGYVDGGYVLNPTLDELKESKMDLVVAGTADAVMMVESEIQELSEEIVLGGVNFAHKEMQTVIDAIIDLAEHAAKEPFDFQPEDTDALKAEVKKAVGKDLADAYTIRGKAERVAALGAAKTKAIETFAKSDTNPAGIDPLKLVSVFKELEADIVRRSILDTGIRIDGRDVRTVRPILGEVGILPRTHGSALFTRGETQAIVVATLGTGDDEQFIDALEGTYKESFLLHYNFPPYSVGETGRMGSPGRREIGHGKLAWRALRPMLPAKEDFPYTIRLVSEITESNGSSSMATVCGSSLAMMDAGVPLIRPVSGIAMGLILEKDGFAVLSDILGDEDHLGDMDFKVAGTSEGLTSLQMDIKIAGITPEIMKQALAQAHEGRAHILGEMNKAMDAPRDDVGDYAPKIETITIPTDKIREVIGSGGKVIREIVATTGAKVDINDEGTVKVSASDGAKIKAAIDWIKSITDEAEVGKIYDGKVVKVVDFGAFVNFFGAKDGLVHVSQISNERVAKPSDVLKEGQIVKVKLLGFDDRGKTKLSMKVVDQETGEDLTKKEGATEEA
- the rpsO gene encoding 30S ribosomal protein S15 codes for the protein MSITIERKAALIAEHARTTGDTGSAEVQVAILSERISNLTEHFKTHKKDNHSRRGLLKLVSQRRRLLDHLKKSDAGRYQALIEKLGLRR
- the truB gene encoding tRNA pseudouridine(55) synthase TruB, which translates into the protein MARRKKGDAVSGWICLDKPYDLTSTSAVSRVRRAFNAQKGGHAGTLDPLATGILPIALGEATKTVPFLMDADKAYRFTIAWGRDTTTLDREGETTGTSDVRPTREQVEAALPAFIGEVDQIPPNFSAIKVDGERAYDLARDGVEFELPTRKVNIFDLKVVEQADADHVTLEMECGKGTYVRAVVRDLAKALGTCGHVADLRRTRVGGFAEATSISLETLENLSYEARLSEALLPVETALDDIPALAVTDEDAFRLAQGRAIVLLPRQVETLKAELTPGDRTVSAISGDRLVALCEMRAGKLNPVRVFQLT
- the rbfA gene encoding 30S ribosome-binding factor RbfA translates to MKRLSGPKKAETKKASPTGPSQRQLRAGELIRHALVDVFREEGLADPVLVNVSFTVSEVRMSPDLRHAVCFVEPLGAGLKGEAGRGDEDIKEVMKALNRGASFLRGRLGKVIDMKFTPDLKFIHDESFGAAAYMDRLFDDPRVQQDVRTLADVQGDDDDQGDEA